A genomic stretch from Erigeron canadensis isolate Cc75 chromosome 9, C_canadensis_v1, whole genome shotgun sequence includes:
- the LOC122583098 gene encoding transcription factor PIF1-like, which translates to MHHIVPDDHFEADQEDYLFQDLPKKSTMGGNEDVMELLWHNGQVVIQNQRSPSNVATKKTETITGPSHVFMQEDEMASWLHYPSDENSLENYLYNNDLLYPTPPVNPIPLLSPPPPSKIIASSDSPVYKRSEVELGQPKYTNFLHFGRPNKITRTRSGPGSLTLPANNSKITPTLAINGVASNTVPVLESKASRVSDKETYVSVECGGSVSVIGVAGASSTGKEMVTREMSVTSSHGTGCSGENAGIEPSTQKPPPPTPTDDQKRKRQGTDDNECHCEDVEFEAKCKSHGGSTSTRRSRAAEVHNLSERRRRDKINEKMKALQELIPRCNKSDKASMLDEAIEYLKSLQMQVQMISMGCSMVPMMYPGVPMAMGMGIGMGMGMDMGINRPIVPYPAILPASSMPNPAAVAAAHVGQHFPVPGYSISPMPVAGPAVSQAANVAAPIMSSFPPHSQNQPRVPNFTDPFQQYHAVQQTQEQLPQCQGIGGMPPIAIKPSIISSKDATNLDHHQTDKPSPWIFIITGRMFNKPGFSAPTNFVA; encoded by the exons ATGCATCATATTGTTCCTGATGATCATTTTGAAGCGGATCAAGAAGATTACTTATTTCAAGACTTGCCTAAGAAATCAACAAT GGGAGGAAATGAAGATGTTATGGAGCTATTATGGCATAATGGTCAAGTAGTGATCCAAAACCAAAGATCACCATCAAATGTTGCAACTAAGAAGACCGAAACAATTACTGGACCGTCTCATGTTTTTATGCAAGAAGATGAAATGGCATCTTGGCTTCATTACCCTAGTGATGAAAATTCGTTGGAGAATTATTTATACAATAACGATCTTTTGTATCCTACGCCACCTGTCAATCCGATACCGTtactgtcaccaccaccaccctcaAAGATAATTGCATCTTCTGATTCGCCTGTTTACAAGCGGTCAGAAGTGGAATTGGGACAACCAAAATATACAAACTTTTTACATTTTGGCAGACCTAATAAAATTACCAGGACCAGAAGTGGTCCTGGATCACTAACTCTGCCAGCTAATAATAGTAAGATAACGCCGACTTTGGCTATCAATGGTGTCGCGTCTAACACGGTACCAGTGCTAGAGTCTAAAGCTTCACGTGTGTCAGATAAAGAAACATATGTTTCTGTCGAATGTGGTGGAAGTGTGAGTGTTATTGGCGTAGCAGGTGCGTCATCAACAGGAAAGGAGATGGTAACACGTGAGATGAGCGTGACATCGTCTCATGGTACCGGTTGCTCGGGAGAAAACGCAGGTATCGAACCGTCGACTCAGAAGCCACCGCCACCGACACCGACTGATGACCAAAAACGCAAAAGACAAGGCACCGATGACAATGAATGTCATTGTGAG GACGTCGAGTTTGAGGCAAAGTGCAAATCGCATGGTGGATCAACCTCTACAAGAAGGTCTCGTGCTGCGGAGGTTCACAATCTATCAGAAAGG AGACGCCGAGATAAgattaatgaaaaaatgaagGCATTGCAAGAACTAATACCTCGCTGTAATAAG TCTGACAAAGCTTCAATGTTGGATGAGGCAATCGAGTACTTGAAATCGCTTCAAATGCAAGTTCAG ATGATATCAATGGGATGCAGCATGGTTCCTATGATGTACCCAGGTGTGCCAATGGCTATGGGAATGGGAATAGGTATGGGTATGGGCATGGATATGGGGATTAACCGACCCATAGTTCCTTATCCCGCCATTCTACCAGCCTCATCAATGCCCAATCCAGCTGCAGTAGCAGCAGCTCATGTTGGTCAACATTTTCCAGTTCCAGGATATAGCATTTCCCCAATGCCTGTTGCGGGTCCTGCAGTAAGTCAAGCAGCTAATGTTGCGGCTCCAATCATGAGTTCATTTCCTCCACATAGTCAAAACCAACCACGAGTTCCCAATTTCACGGATCCTTTTCAACAATACCATGCTGTTCAGCAGACACAAGAACAACTTCCTcag TGTCAAGGAATAGGAGGCATGCCTCCGATTGCAATTAAGCCAAGCATCATCAGCAGCAAAGATGCTACCAACCTTGATCATCACCAAACCGATAAGCCAAGTCCCTGGATCTTC